One window of the Eucalyptus grandis isolate ANBG69807.140 chromosome 8, ASM1654582v1, whole genome shotgun sequence genome contains the following:
- the LOC120286755 gene encoding BTB/POZ and TAZ domain-containing protein 4-like, giving the protein MGGIDTNSNDTLIIARTGLPAAPPLPGPTLTKCARKRLQTEGVPQRGNCCISTTAIDLWERLFDEGHKADVQIHTDDGGVVYAHACIISMASPVMKGMLKKSKGKGRYQILSVGGVPHDAIRVFVRFLYSSCYENQDMADLVVPLLVLSHSFVVPQLKQICEQQLEQGLLNMENVIDIFQLALLCDAPRLSFICHRMIVKNFKDVSETEGWAAMKQSHPFLEKELLECVAHEENQTKERIRRKNERKIYLQLYEAMEALVHICRDGCRTIGPHDKVFKKDQPPCSFEACKGLELLIRHFAGCKLRVPGGCIHCKRMWQLLELHSRLCSDSDVCRVPLCRNFKDRINQQNKKDKTKWGILARKILRTKTIGVAPFFTSVYGS; this is encoded by the exons ATGGGAGGGATCGACACAAACAGCAATGATACATTGATCATTGCACGGACTGGTCTCCCGGCAGCACCTCCATTACCTGGTCCGACCCTGACCAAATGTGCCAGGAAGAGGCTGCAAACGGAGGGAGTGCCTCAAAGAGGCAATTGCTGCATCTCGACAACAGCGATCGATCTATGGGAGCGACTTTTTGATGAAGGCCATAAAGCAGATGTCCAAATTCACACTGACGATGGTGGTGTCGTCTATGCACATGCTTGTATAATT AGCATGGCTTCTCCAGTAATGAAAGGCATGCTAAAGAAATCTAAAGGAAAGGGTCGTTATCAAATATTATCGGTCGGTGGAgttcctcatgatgccattCGTGTTTTTGTTCGATTCTTGTACTCATCCTG ttatgaaaaccaagacatgGCTGACTTGGTTGTGCCTTTACTGGTGCTTTCACACTCGTTCGTGGTTCCTCAGCTCAAGCAGATCTGTGAGCAGCAACTCGAGCAGGGTCTACTTAACATGGAGAACGTCATTGACATTTTTCAGCTTGCGTTGCTCTGTGATGCTCCTCGTCTTAGCTTCATCTGTCACCGCATGATTGTGAAGAACTTCAAGGATGTGTCAGAGACCGAAGGATGGGCTGCGATGAAGCAGAGTCACCCCTTCCTAGAAAAAGAGCTACTAGAGTGCGTCGCTCACGAAGAAAAC CAAACAAAGGAGAGGATCAGAAGGAAGAATGAGAGGAAGATCTATTTGCAACTATATGAAGCGATGGAAGCTCTAGTTCATATTTGTAGAGACGGGTGTCGAACGATTGGGCCCCATGACAAAGTCTTCAAGAAGGACCAGCCGCCGTGCAGCTTCGAGGCTTGCAAGGGCCTAGAATTGCTTATCCGCCATTTTGCGGGCTGCAAGTTACGGGTTCCGGGTGGTTGCATCCACTGCAAGCGAATGTGGCAGCTGTTGGAGCTGCACTCCCGTCTCTGCTCCGATTCAGACGTTTGCCGAGTCCCTTTGTGCAG GAACTTCAAGGACAGGATCAACCAACAGAACAAGAAGGACAAGACCAAGTGGGGAATACTTGCGAGAAAGATCTTGAGGACGAAGACCATCGGGGTAGCGCCGTTTTTTACATCGGTATATGGGAGTTAA